The Engystomops pustulosus chromosome 7, aEngPut4.maternal, whole genome shotgun sequence DNA window gcgccaaaaacccagggcaattcagggaaaaattgtAATAATCGGGAAACACGTTGGAAAATCGCAATTCGGGCccatagtaaattacccccattgtgtttagtaATGTTGTTTCTGCTTATAAACAAGAATGATTATTGGTAGATGTGGATTTGTCAGGAAAAATATTGAGAAGCGTCTCGTGTCCAAAGGCTTTTACATTAGACGTTTTGCCAAATGCTTCTAATATTTATCTGAATGCTTCACCGGTCAGTGATTCCTGACGTATTCCCACATGTCAATGCCAGTGATACTTTGGCTATGTTCTCATATGACATATTTGTTGGCAATATTTGATCCCAACATAGAGTACAATACAATTGAATgttattttaccaaaaaaaaaatggatccacAGAGAGCTTTATAtttcacaaattctttttttttttccaaggaaACAGCTGTACTGAGCCCTAATTCTAGAACTGTTGTTTTATCAAGGCATTTATATCATGGATGGATATTCAAGGGCAGcttaacattttataaaatgcCTATAGAGTGAAAGCTATATATAGCGTGTGCTCTGCAGACAGCTGTGCTATAGGAGACAGTTGTGAAAATATCAGCGACCTTCAGTGTGtttttatgtggatttatttttaATGTCTCAAGGTCCTCCTGACATTTGTATCCAGTGATAGTGTAGTGACCTTTTGTATGCTGTACAAAgagatctttaaccccttaaggaccagaccctttttcggtctttcattttcatattttctgaatgggttaaaacctgcgatcggtactagcacagGTGTTTGCTCCTTTTGTGAGGCAAACacctggtgagtatgaagagggctcagcccgtgagctcacTTCATACTCCCCCTAACGTTACAAGATGTACAGTATTGTCTTTTTGCGTTATAGGGTTAAATATACagctgacatgaaatcagaataacttTATAACGttcctgttttaggtcaattaggactACCAAAATTATTTCTATTTGCTAAATTACAGAATAATGAAAGAAAgaattttaaggcatttttattactttctgcaaagtcaaataaGTACcgtacatacatttcattagtatttggtaccatttcCCTGTATGACCTTGTATGATTTGAGACTGAAAAAATAGCCATGTAGCTCTCATCCAATTTTCCACTTCAGTAACGGAAGCTCTAGCAGGGGTCGTTTTAGTGATGATAATGGAGGGCCAATTGCAAGTGTTAACTGGGCCTAAAAACCACTGCTGGAAGTTGCCTTTACAATTACTGACCAATGATTTCCCAGGTATAACCCATGGTTGACAATGGGGGCTGCTCATGTTAGCGCAAGCTACATATGGACTGGCATTGTCATGTTGAGAAACATCTCCTGGGACACTCTTGAGATATGGCCATACTACTGGTTTCACAAACAAATATATGGTATTGGCATAGCCATAATTGCAATGCTCAGCTGTTAATGTGCCTACAAAGTGAAGCCTTGAGCAGTGTGACTACCAAGCTAACAGTAATAGGACTTTGTGACAGTCACTTGTGAAGGTCTTTTCTTTGCCCATTTGGTCTCCATTTTTTGACTGTCATTTCACAAAAGCGGAATTCGTCACCAAAGAGCATCGGTCTCTGTTCAAGACTATGTTGTCATCTTACCCTACATCATGATAGCCACGGAGAGCAAGTGGCAAGAGGTCAACAGAACACTTTTTAGCTGGATGTTATCAGCCGGTGTTGTGCAAGCACCTTTCGAAGTTTCTTCTAGCTGTACCTTTTGCTCTCACTCCAGGTTGTTGTGATGTGCAATGTGGAAGATCTTTGTCTACAcatgttggggctcatttactaagggtccaaggaGCACATTTTCATCAGATTTCCCatcgatttccgttttgccccgGATTGCCCCAGGatgttggcgcacgcgaccggaatTTGGGGCATAGGCGCCAGCTTACATGTGACAGGAACCGGGAGGCATggtcgttggacaacccgacagattcggacaacgtgcaagatttaacatttagaattgtgttgcaagacacgcacttacatgcatcggggagaagaaggtgaactcaggcggacctcggtgcggaagcgacggatgcaggatctcgggggcacgatcttagtgagtcgcggcagacccgaatcctcgtcggacaacgcaccacgggatcgcgacaggaccgggtaagtaaatctgccctgttGTGATCTGACAGAGTGATACATTTTGGTGTTTCAGTGAATGTATTCTGTGGCTCTAAGTTTAGAAGTGATAGGTGGAACAATGACAGTGATGATAGAACAAGACTTTGCCCGATTTTCAAGGGTTTCATTGTGGCTCTTTTTCCCCTTCCATATGCCACATCTAAGAGCTAGGTGCTTTGCAACACCTTTTTATTCCTCAGTGTGCATAACTATGTGGCTTTTTGCTGTTTCAGTGTTGAGCAGTGGAATTTGTAAGCTAAACAATTTGCTAATTTACCACAGAACATCACTGATTGGTTAAGTCCAACAACACCTTCTGGGTGGGTTGTGCAGACCTGATCTTCCTATAAAAATGGACCCTGTCAGCATTGCATATACAGAAGAGTGTTATGCATTGATTGATTGATTATCACAATGTATGTAaattattgttttttaaattataagTTTTTTATAGGTCTATTATGGTGCTCGGAAACAGACACTTGCTGTGAATGACAGAATCCAACCACCATGTGGAAGACTCTCGTACTCCTGTGGTCAGTGAACCTGTGCCTGTCTGACAGCAGAATTAAGATCTCAGTAGACAATGCTGTACCCCCGCTGGAGGATTCTGGGATCAGTTATGAGGTTGAATGCAGACAGATCTGCAGGGAAAGCTTGTCCACAGGTAAGTCTTTACACTTGCATATCTTTTCATGATTGCAGATGTCTTTTCTACATTTTGGAATATAAGGGACacacattattttattattatttccctCAATATTTCTAAAGAACAAATCCACTTGAATCTGTTGGGTCGGCTCAGGTGGAATCTTTTTAGTCCCACTGAAATTCTGCATGGACAAGCACTGTGACCAACTCACTCAACGCGTTGTACAGTGGCTGCTCTTGATATTGTAGATCAGCACCATTTACTTAACAGCCATTAGCAAGATGTCCTGTGAATTAGGATCAACATTTACCTTTTACGAAACCCATTGAGACAGGATTGACACAGCAGATGTGTCACATCAGAAAGGACATTACTTTCTTATCCAAAAGTAGCAGGAACTGAAAACTAATAACCATAGTTCTTATTGGGGGCTgaattaaaagacatctaccaccagaatgacggattgtaaaccaagcacacttacatgctggtgtgttccccctctgccaCAATCTGGGCATTTTTGGattcatatgcccttgtttttacaaaaaaaaaaagacagtagCCTCCTGTGTTCCGCCTACCAAtcaatcttcagcgtgcagctttTAAGCCGGTTTCGCGGATGAGCACACAACTCCTCATAGCTGTGCACAGAAGATGGATTTGTAGGCGGATTgtaggaggctactggggtgtagagTAGCTGCGTTGTGTAGCCTTgcaccggctactccacgcccaagtagcctctttagtaaatttgcatacaagtggtcccttaaggacacccgacttacagacgaccgctagttatagacggacccctgaagctttactgataatccttggtcccattgaagctaaaattttaaaaatccaattgtcactggggcaaaaaaaaaatttttgtctggagctacaatcatagatatacagtttcgacttacatacaaattcaacttaagaacaaacagatgggaccctatcttgtacgtaacccggggaccgcctgtattagggccattaaaaattataaaagatttggtagactaaaggattagccttaAAAAGGGATACCCTACcattgattaaagggaacctgcccccGTATCTAccgtaataggtagatccgtgttgTCAAGTTTCCTTTACGACTGGCACATTTTGCCAGAGTAGGAAATATTAGAATTTCTAAGAGGTTCAGGCATTTCTGTTATTACGGCACCCGAATGTAAACTTTACACTGGCGCAGCCTACAGCAAATTTAGTGGGCAGGGTATCCCTTCCCAGCCCTGTGCCCCATCCCTTTCAAATTTATAAAGGCAGCAAGCAGCCATTATCTGGTTAATACAATCCATATTACCCAACACCCacgggtcgggaagtaagagctctttttacggagactttgccaatttagGCCAGTTTACATTTTGTATATTTGGATATTTTCCAGACACTACCTGCATCATAGATCTAAAGCTAGGGAGGTCACTAACCCTAAGATCAGGAAGCGTATAATACAGATGTCATTATGTTATTTTTCTTGGCATTCATACTACACAAGTCTTTTAGTACCCGGCTCCTTCCTTCTTTCTGAATGTATCCTCTTGCAGAAGTTGAATTTGCAGTAGCATCACATTATCAAATGCTATATATGGATATTTCCAATCCGGATCAACTATGTTTACATTTCCTAAAAGTCCACTCCCCTGTTCCCTCTACTTATTGACTAAGGACATTTTTCTTCTAAGAGATCTGAATGTGTTTGGGACTGAACAAGTCAGCATCCAGGATTTCTGATGATGATGGATTATATGTAAGACTGCAGCTTTCAGGAATATATATTAACGCTCTATGGCGCATTGTCTACAGCAGTTTATACCAGCACTATTGATAATAAAGTGAGACGGGGCTGAAATCAGGACAACATGTCAGGTCACTGCTGCCACAAAGGTGTCCAAATTgtttgtacaggaagggggagattTTAGGAAATGTACAGTGGGTACACGTCTCAGAAACCCAGACTCGAGTTTTTCCAAATCATTGTAATTATAGACATGACCTGCCCATGTGTTTTCAAGGGAGtgtccattttattttttatttattaaaagaaTAGATATTCTATACATTAATTTTTTGCtgtatggtttttttttatacctgGGCACGATTACCAATAGAAACAATTGTAAATACATGTTTTTGTGGACAACCTCTTTTATTACATTTGACTTATCTGAGACAAAATATTCTCTCCTCATTTTCACGTGACTTTGGAGGAAATTTGTTATCGGTAAACGAGCAAGATTTCAAATTTAAGAGGAGATTCTTGAAAGGACCTttgataccctacctgagggtgctagtagcttaaagagaacccgtcatgcaaaataacccccctaaactaaatatattttcataaactgccattagagagcattgcctctattccttcattgtccctctacatgcctgtaaacctaagcaatgaggtcctaaagctgtatgcaaatgacctgtgaaatgtccaatgaagcattagcatattcaagctgtccactttattcatgagtgggaggcacagccacgctcccagtgcatgactgacagcctgtataatggagttaggctgtataatgatgtgcttcctggtgctggtggccacgcctcctgcagcctgtctgtgcatgtgtgtgtatataggagagatacagcagctccaggctgcagccatgttacagcagaacatgtcagattcatgtgtagctgatgtctgtgtctctcacctgtatattaggaggatgcagcatgtcagcagatgcagcacacacactagcaatgcttactatacattacacacagacatgagcagggggaggagaggggagggggaacaggggtgacatcactgcctctgaccatgtgaccagcctcatttacatgataaaaaatagatgattttacaatgaatgatgtatgaaataactagataaaggctgggatgggatccttgtgagctgctccaacagcggtagtgacaggactagtgacacagacctgatgacaggtgtcctttaaaggggtaaaagatggtgacagagtccctttaacaggaacctgtcagttaaattaaccccccaaaactaggtatattttcataaactgccattagaaagcattaccCCTATTTTTTCCCTTTATAGGCCTGTAAACTTGAAAGTTCAGTTCCTATAGCTGTATGCAGATGACCTTGGGTGAGTCCAGTGAGTGTGGGGTGAGTCCAGTCCTGCTCATTCATGAATCTCCTACACAGCCACGCCTTccaggagttaaagggaacccgtcaccactattttcacaaatacaggtagtggcaggttcctatagagctctagtaactatctgacaccctgcttgtagctaaaagtagtttccctcagatccccataaaatcagagttataatcttgcctggtatctatgcagctttggagcgagtccacggggggggggttagtctgtgaccagggtgacatcatcaaaggtccttgagctacttaatatgaaaactgtaccccatgtacatatctgaccacatataacaatcacagtagcctccatggacttctactcctctccattcaggctgcagtgatttcatgtgataaaatatgctgcgatttcatgacatatatgcttagtgtacagttcctaatgcaacaaaaggtataggacctgcgatgatgtcaccctggtcacatgacattatagcagcatacagatatagggatggggaggagctgctggattcagcccgaggaggccacgcccacctggactcactgtagccatgcttagttaccagttaaaattataaagttcaatatatgggaatctcaggggaatattttttagctacaagcagggtgtcaaatagttactagagctctataggaacctgtcactacctgtatttatgaaaatagtggtgacgggttccctttaagtgacagTCCATATGATGATCCAAGATGCAGAGCTCTCTGTAGTCCTTGTGCTGGCCGTGCCTTCCCCGCATAGTGTGAGGGtgagttcacacgttcagtttttcagatgcagtttttgaagccaaaagcaggtgtggatcacaaTGGGTGAGGACTTGTCATTGAGAGAAGCGGCTGGTCCTCTTTTTGTAGCTGCACTGCTGGCTTGGACATCGAAAATTGCATCTAAAAATCTTAACATtttgaagaaatcaggtgatgCCTTTGTATAGGGAAAGGGAGGTCAGGTACTTGCGTAACTGCTGTCCCAAGAGAGATTCAGAATCTGATGAATGAAAATGACTACTAATGCAATGCAATactttacattacacacagaaaTGAGTCTTTCCCTGACCTAACTTCCTCAGTTTATTGCAaattctcatttgcataataaagaaaaagaTAATTTAAGAGCAATTAATTTATGGGTGAAtgagataaaggttgggatggaatCCTTTAAGAAAGCCCAAGCAATGCCTGAAATGTATTGGTCTGCTGCTTTACCAGCCATAAGAGAGAAAGGTTGTATGGTCAGTTAGGGCATATCTGATGCGTCTATGTATTCAATGGGGACCTTGTGGCCACTGCACTGACTTGTTGCTCCAGTGATAGGAGCTCATTGCTAGTGGTGAGAGAAGATGCTCCTGTGATGGTCCGACTGGATTATTAAAATTTTGTCATCAACCAGCTCATATTTTAATTGTCAACTGGgttgaggtttttattttttatatatggtaAAGTTCTCTTGTGTTTTAAAACTGGATCCTGATCATTTTAAaatttgtatttccatttttttttagcagATCTTAATTGCAGCAAATCTTTGATGCTCAACAAGTGGTGTGAGATAATGCTGTGCAACAGATTATGCCACACAACTACATCTGGAAAGCTCACAGATCCGTCTTTAGGTAAGTTTTGTTGTCAACTTTTTGCCATTATTTTACGTAGATGGAAACCTCCCTTGAGCTATTAAAAGGACTCCATCACCAGTTTTTACCAAACTACCAGAACCCTTAGTTACAGGGAGAGATATCCTTTAtccaatttccttttttttgtgaaatcttaCCAGtttaattataatttaaaaaaacctcCTCCAAAGTCGTGTGAAATTGAGCAGACAAGAGTTGTCTTTTGCTTGAGATGAGTAACTTTTAGAGACTATAGAAGGAGCATCAATTAAGGTGCCTTTATCGTGAGCTCTTTGGTACTTGGAACCATGCTACAGAACTGGAGGACTGGCCGTTTACCCTTTATTGTAGCAGCCTTTGCTTGTGTTTTAAACTCCCCACTTTAAaaaagtcagaatttttttttattctttatttttgcagTCTCATATGAAGGCGGGACAGATTGTGGCATTATATAATATTCCATTAATTGTGCTAGAAAGTACATTAAAGTGCATTCCTTTTCAGGTGTATGCAGTCTTGAAGGGAAAGTAATACACAAATGCCTCCATAGGGTGCTGCCTTCTGTAAGGTAGCTTTAGATCAATGCCCGACTTTCAAGgagtttttttaaaaaccaattcTGAAAAATGGCCCCACACATACAACAAACTCTACTGTGAACAGTTGGAAGTCTCAGGTGTGCTTTGTTCTGAGGTGGATCCTGTAACTAAAAAACTGTTGATGTATTGCATATAATCTCATTATTTATCCTTTTGAAAGTAATTTGGTATTTTATTTCTCTGACCAacagatataaaatatttaaagaaaagaagaaaaaggaatgTAAAACCAAAATCTAAAGGAAAGAAACCTGGTAAAAGGACAGTACCGGATAGAACTACCCAAACTGTCACAACACCTGAACCAATCATTTGGGAGATAACTGGTAGTGAAAATCAAGTAAAAGAAACTAACATAACCCCTGCTACAACTGAAGACAAATCCACAACTAGTATAAAACCTAAAGCAAAAGAAACTAGCACAAGCCTAGAGGAAGCAGTAATAGCTCCTGCGACAACACAAGTCCCAACCACAACTAGTATAAAACCGACAGCAAAAGAAACTAATCTAAGCCTAGAGGAAGCAGTAATAGCCCCTGCAACAACAGAAGTCCCAACCACAACTAGCATAAAACCGACAGCAAAAGAAACTAACCTAAGCCTAGAGGAAGCAGTAACAACTGAAGTCACAACCACAACTAGTATAAAACCTACAACAAAACAAAGTAACACAAGCACAGAGAAAGCAAAAGCAGCTACTACTACAACTGAAGAcacaaccactaccagtataaaaACTACAGCAAAACAATCTCCTGAAGTCGTTCTTACAAGTTCTCTAAAAAACCCAAACCGTACAGAATTAGTAGTTACAGAACCCACAAAAAAATCTATTCTCACCTTAAAACCAACAGATACAAGTAATCAGcttgaaaaaactgaaaaacctgCTCCTCCTTTAACTCCAACCATGGTACCAATAGTCACTGAAAGCCCTGGGACAACTGTGGAACCTCTCATGCCAACTCAGTCATTACAAAGCACCAAAGAGCCTTCACCAGCCACCACTGCGGAACTAAAGACTACAAAGAGTGCAATAACACAAGATCTAGATCTATTGAAACCAGCAACCACACAAACTACCCCAAAGTCAACAACCCAAAAGACAACTGTTCTGGAAACTACCACCCTTCTTCCCCTTCCTACCACAATGTTGACGACAACAAATTCACCTAATGAACCTACCTCTACTACCAAACCAGGAATTGCATTCCCATCAACCGGCAGTAACCCAACCACAAGCAAAACATCGAAAGGAGAATCTAATGTCTTGACCTCTACAATGAAATCTACCGAATCCTCCTTCAAGGATGGCGTCCAAAAATCAGATGAAGACGTTATTGTTATTGTTGCCGAGGAGGTCACAAAACGTGTCCAGAACACCAGCTTTCTGCTGGCAGTGCTGCTGCTGGGAAACCTCTTCTTTCTAGCGGTTATTGTGCTCTTCATGCTTCAGGCTTATGAGAGCTACAAGAAGAAAGACTATACCCAAGTAGACTATTTAATAAATGGGATGTACGCTGATTCGGAGATGTAAATGGACAGTGTTAAGTCCAAATATACAGAAGATATTGACTATTCGCTATTTTTTTTACTCTTCTACCATTGGCACATTTATGTGTAGTAAGTGGCCAGATTATGTTGCCGCAACTTTCACACTCCAAATGGAAATAGAAGTGCAGCAAATGTGTGATAAAGGCTGAGACCTAATCAGGACTTTCaggtttataataataatcatgttctttagcatatttttttttaaatgtatttgatAGAGTATTCATATGAGAATAGCATCAAAATCGTATACTATGCCTCGCAGGGTCCATCGCCGCAGAGAACGGCACAAGATGGCTGCATCTTACTAGGG harbors:
- the C7H11orf24 gene encoding uncharacterized protein C11orf24 homolog isoform X2; protein product: MWKTLVLLWSVNLCLSDSRIKISVDNAVPPLEDSGISYEVECRQICRESLSTDLNCSKSLMLNKWCEIMLCNRLCHTTTSGKLTDPSLDIKYLKKRRKRNVKPKSKGKKPGKRTVPDRTTQTVTTPEPIIWEITGSENQVKETNITPATTEDKSTTSIKPKAKETSTSLEEAVIAPATTQVPTTTSIKPTAKETNLSLEEAVIAPATTEVPTTTSIKPTAKETNLSLEEAVTTEVTTTTSIKPTTKQSNTSTEKAKAATTTTEDTTTTSIKTTAKQSPEVVLTSSLKNPNRTELVVTEPTKKSILTLKPTDTSNQLEKTEKPAPPLTPTMVPIVTESPGTTVEPLMPTQSLQSTKEPSPATTAELKTTKSAITQDLDLLKPATTQTTPKSTTQKTTVLETTTLLPLPTTMLTTTNSPNEPTSTTKPGIAFPSTGSNPTTSKTSKGESNVLTSTMKSTESSFKDGVQKSDEDVIVIVAEEVTKRVQNTSFLLAVLLLGNLFFLAVIVLFMLQAYESYKKKDYTQVDYLINGMYADSEM
- the C7H11orf24 gene encoding uncharacterized protein C11orf24 homolog isoform X1; translated protein: MWKTLVLLWSVNLCLSDSRIKISVDNAVPPLEDSGISYEVECRQICRESLSTADLNCSKSLMLNKWCEIMLCNRLCHTTTSGKLTDPSLDIKYLKKRRKRNVKPKSKGKKPGKRTVPDRTTQTVTTPEPIIWEITGSENQVKETNITPATTEDKSTTSIKPKAKETSTSLEEAVIAPATTQVPTTTSIKPTAKETNLSLEEAVIAPATTEVPTTTSIKPTAKETNLSLEEAVTTEVTTTTSIKPTTKQSNTSTEKAKAATTTTEDTTTTSIKTTAKQSPEVVLTSSLKNPNRTELVVTEPTKKSILTLKPTDTSNQLEKTEKPAPPLTPTMVPIVTESPGTTVEPLMPTQSLQSTKEPSPATTAELKTTKSAITQDLDLLKPATTQTTPKSTTQKTTVLETTTLLPLPTTMLTTTNSPNEPTSTTKPGIAFPSTGSNPTTSKTSKGESNVLTSTMKSTESSFKDGVQKSDEDVIVIVAEEVTKRVQNTSFLLAVLLLGNLFFLAVIVLFMLQAYESYKKKDYTQVDYLINGMYADSEM